In Macrobrachium nipponense isolate FS-2020 chromosome 36, ASM1510439v2, whole genome shotgun sequence, a genomic segment contains:
- the LOC135203631 gene encoding uncharacterized protein LOC135203631 isoform X2, protein MGGNFGDSAAKEPGSILIEDSGVNNVRAHRGTTGTLDDAGEAPGGSSSGNFLQTEQVNHLKDAIIKEDTMAPKSETVPGIAPSTSETPDDVKPVTQNKVNLKHPIGEAAGERLCYLSEARTLECPQVEVLLSCTGSHQLSADLVNGDLVLWRLSTAIMSRYPVISADT, encoded by the exons ATGGGTGGAAACTTTGGAGACAGTGCAGCAAAAGAGCCAGGTTCCATTTTGATTGAAGACTCAGGTGTAAACAATGTAAGAGCTCACAGGGGTACCACAGGTACTCTAGATGATGCTGGTGAAGCTCCAGGTGGAAGCAGCTCTGGAAATTTCTTGCAGACAGAACA GGTCAACCATCTGAAGGATGCCATAATAAAAGAAGACACAATGGCACCAAAATCAGAAACTGTGCCAGGTATAGCACCAAGCACAAGTGAAACTCCAGATGATGTCAAGCCTGTAACACAGAATAAAGTAAATCTGAAGCATCCCATAGGTGAAGCTGCAGGTGAAAG GCTTTGTTACTTGTCTGAAGCCAGAACCCTAGAGTGTCCGCAAGTTGAGGTGCTACTATCTTGTACAGGCAGTCACCAGTTATCagcggacttggttaatggcgatctggttttatggcgtttGTCCACTGCCATAATGAGCCGATATCCAGTTATCAGCGCTGATACTTag